The Sulfurovum zhangzhouensis genome includes the window AGTTCAAAGACCTTTTGGCTCTTTTCCTTCTCTTTCTTTGCAATGGTCAGATAAAAATTGGTCGCATCATCACTGTCAAGTGCTTCAATGATCTCTGAAAGTCTTACTTCATCACTTTCCTCAATATAATCGACCTGAAAAGGAAGGGGAAGCTCCATAAGTATCTCTGCCCTGAGCTCTACGGAAAGAAGGTTGATGTAGGTAAAGAACTTCTCCTCATCATGCTGCTTCAGTATCTCCAGAAAATCTGCATGATCCGCATCACTCATATGGACATCATAGGTACCTTTTTCAAGCTTCTCAAGATAAAGGTCCAAAGATTTTATATCCGTACTCTCGCTTCCCATTATAGTCCTTCATAGTATGGGGATACGATAGCATAAAAGATATAAAATATAAACCTGCCGAGTATTTATTAACTCACTACTTCCTAGGCTTTGTTAAAGCAAATATTTTAATTCAAACCTGTCATGTGAACGACCTTTCTAATTTGTATTATTGTGTTTGTGGTTTTGCACTATTTGTGCAGATGCGAAGGCGTGCAATATTGCGAAGCAACACGCCGAGAGCATCGTCCGCACAATTGTGAAACAACGCTTTTCTTTTGGTACTTTTCTTTACTAAAAAGAAAAGTATGGAAATGCATGTACAAAGATAAGCTCTTTTACATCAACCATTCAATGATAATAAATGTTCTATTCTTTCATTTTTTTAGAAAAAACGAAACAAAAAATCGTCAACCTCTCGAAATGCTACGTCTTATTTTGCACTACTGCAAATAAGACTGCTTACAAGGTCGTTCAGTTGACATGTTTATTTGATATATTTTCCCCACACACTACACACATACAGTGCTATAGTCATACTATGAAGATAAATATTTGCAAAAAATTTCCCAAGATCAATAAGTTTGAAAAAAAGCTTTCCAATGCTTTCCCTGATGCTTCCATCAAAGTCAAATCATGCATCAATATGTGTAAAAAATGTAAGTCTCAGCCTGTGGCTAAAGTGGATGGAGTGAAGGTAAAAGCTAAAAAAGTTGGAAAGATTATTGAGAAGATAGAAGCTCTTTAGCCGTTCAATATCCTCAAAAATCTCATATGAAGTATGCACCCTATGGGCACTTTCCCAACAAAGACGTTGGGAAGGAGAGAAAAAGCAAACTCATTAAGGCTTGATATGAATGGTAGTTCCAACCTGCACAAGCTTTAAAACTTCATCCATATCACTATTATACATTGCTATGCATCCTGCAGTCCAATCAGTACGTTGTTTTAAAAATGATTTAAACCATCCACTTTCATTATTTGGTTGTCCATGGATCATGATCGATCCGCCTGGGCTTTTACCCATTTTTCTGGCATTACAACAATCTCTTGCATTTGGATATGAAACATGCAAGGCTTTATAAAAGGAACTATTTTCTTTTAGATAATCAAGCTTATAGTAGCCCTCCGGCGTTCTTTGGTCACCTTGCACTTTTTTGTGACCTACAGGATTGCCGCCTAAAGCTATCTTATATGTTTTTAATACTTTTCCTCTATGTGAAAGATACATCTTTCTTTCTGATTTTACCACTGTGACCAGATCTGCTTTGATTTCTTGAGATTTGGATAGTGATGCCGTATTTGCAAAAAGAAAAAGCGGGGCCATAATTACCAAGAAGAAATATTTTTTCACAACGATCCTTTGATTGGGTATGTATCATATAAATATCAAAAACTAGGGAGAAAAAAAACAGAACTATCCTTAAATGGATATCGAAAAGATACCTCTTTTAGTGTGCGGTCTGGCGATCTTTAACACATAAAGACCCATGACTTTCTGTCCTTGCTTCACAACAAGTTTAGCTTTTAACATTAATATCTGGATTCATTATACTGAGAAAAATATTAAAAAAATATAAGACAGTGATGAATGTTTCACCACTTATTGGAATTTTCATATGCAATATACATTCTATTCTTTTACTCTCGTTCCCATGTTCGCACGGGAATGCGCCCTGACTGAAAGGAGGAAGTGCCCTTGGGGTGCGTATTTGATATCTTTCTGCCATCTAACGATGAATTTTATAGTATTGGGATATTAACGTAAAGTATGCATTCCCACTCAATAGAGTGGGAACGAGATAAAATGTTAGAAATGAAAAACAGTAGAGTATGGGTTACATATCAGGCGATATGTAACCAGTTAAAGTTATATGTTTATCTCCATTTTAGTTATCTTATTGTTAGGTAAATGTTCAAATACATCAAAATGTTCACCATCAAAATTTGTAGTAACGTTGCAACTATTACAATCAAAACTAAAGTAGGATATCCAAAATTTTTCATTACTCTTGATATTTTTTACAAGATACTCAGGAACTGGTCCACCACCCAAACCTGACAATGGACCACTGTTGTATGCGACATAGTATCCCTCAACTCTAAACTCAGATCCTTTTGAAAAAACTATATCAGTTTTTTGCGCTGTAACATAGTCTTCGTCGACATCTTGCAATATATTCTTTGTAATATAATAGTACCCTTCATTCATAGTACTATTTCCACCTATAACTTTTCTCATAGGTTTTTGTAAAAAAAATATCTTATTTTGACAAGGTATACCATCATATTTTTCTAAATGACTACTTGTTCTAAACTCAATGGATACAAGAAAAAGTATAAATAAAATTACTAATATCATTTCAAACTTTAAAGCATCTTTATATATCTGAAATGAAGTTTTTATTTTTCTTCCATGCACATTATCTCTCTTTTACTGAAGTAATTTAAGGAGTAGAGTCATCATCCTTACTTTTGAGCTTCTAGCCAACCCTTCATACTCTCTATCTGCTCCAGAGTTCTCTCGGTAGCCGTACCACCTTCAGACTTACGTGCATTCATCGAAGCACGGTTATCAAGCAGTGCTACTACATCTTCAGCGATGCGAGTATCTACACTCTGTAGATCTTCCAGGGTAAGCTCAGAGATATCAAGCCCCTTCTCTTCAGCGAAGTTCACGACATTACCTACGATATGGTATGCATCACGGAACGGAAGTCCTGCTTTACGTACAAGATAGTCAGCTAGGTCTGTCGCTGAAAGGTGACCGATCATACATGCTTTATCCATCTTCTCTACATTGACTCTCATCTCAGCGATCATCTCATTCATTACCTGCAAGCTAAGAACTGCAGTTCTTACAGAGTCAAAGACACCTTCTTTATCTTCCTGCATATCTTTATTGTATGCAAGGCTGAGTCCTTTCATCACTGTAAGCAGTGAGATCAGGTTACCGTTTACACGTCCTGTCTTACCTCTTAAAAGTTCTGGGATATCAGGGTTCTTCTTCTGTGGCATGATAGAGCTTCCTGTTGCATGTCTGTCACTTAGTGTCACGAAGCCGAACTCGCTTGTACTCCAGATGATAAGCTCTTCACTAAGACGGCTCATGTGCATCATCATCGTCGAGATATTAAAGAGTATCTCAAGCGCGAAGTCCCTGTCACTTACCGTATCCAAACAGTTAAGTGTCGGTGCATCAAACCCAAGTTTTTCAGCTGTGATCTTACGGTTGATCGGGTGTGGTGTACCTGCAAGTGCTGCACATCCGATAGGAGAGAAATTATTACGCTCATAAGAGCTCATAAAACGCTCATAATCACGTTTAAACATACTAGCATAGGCCATCATATGGTAACCGAAGTTGATAGGCTGAGCATGCTGCAGGTGAGTCATACCAGGAAGCAGTGTCTCTGCATTCTTCTCTGCAACATCGATAAAGGTCTTGATATTCTCCAAAAGAAGCTCACCGATCAAAAGTGTATTTCTCTGTACATACATTCTAAAGTCAAGTGCTACCTGGTCGTTACGGCTTCTAGCTGTATGCAGACGTTTCCCTGCATCACCGATACGCTCAGTGAGGTGACGCTCGATCGCCATGTGGATATCTTCATCATCACCGTCAAGCGTGATCTTTCCTGCATCGATATCCTCTTTGATCTGTGCCAACCCTGCATCGATAGCAGCGACATCCTCTTTTGAGATGATACCCTGCTCTCCTAGCATAAATGCATGTGCACGTGAACCTTCGATATCCTCTGCATAAAGTGCTTTGTCAAAAGGTAGAGAGTTATTAAGTTCAGTAAGAAGCTGGGAACTAGCTGTAGAGATCCTAGCTGATGCCATCTTTTTTGCCATAAAATATCCTAATAAATATAATTGGGGTATTTTAACGTAAAGTTGGTTTGAAGTAAGTGATGGATTCAATGCGGTATAAACGAAGAGCCCGGGGTACAAGGAAAAAGGGGAAGGG containing:
- a CDS encoding DUF1450 domain-containing protein produces the protein MKINICKKFPKINKFEKKLSNAFPDASIKVKSCINMCKKCKSQPVAKVDGVKVKAKKVGKIIEKIEAL
- a CDS encoding L,D-transpeptidase family protein, whose amino-acid sequence is MKKYFFLVIMAPLFLFANTASLSKSQEIKADLVTVVKSERKMYLSHRGKVLKTYKIALGGNPVGHKKVQGDQRTPEGYYKLDYLKENSSFYKALHVSYPNARDCCNARKMGKSPGGSIMIHGQPNNESGWFKSFLKQRTDWTAGCIAMYNSDMDEVLKLVQVGTTIHIKP
- the argH gene encoding argininosuccinate lyase, which codes for MAKKMASARISTASSQLLTELNNSLPFDKALYAEDIEGSRAHAFMLGEQGIISKEDVAAIDAGLAQIKEDIDAGKITLDGDDEDIHMAIERHLTERIGDAGKRLHTARSRNDQVALDFRMYVQRNTLLIGELLLENIKTFIDVAEKNAETLLPGMTHLQHAQPINFGYHMMAYASMFKRDYERFMSSYERNNFSPIGCAALAGTPHPINRKITAEKLGFDAPTLNCLDTVSDRDFALEILFNISTMMMHMSRLSEELIIWSTSEFGFVTLSDRHATGSSIMPQKKNPDIPELLRGKTGRVNGNLISLLTVMKGLSLAYNKDMQEDKEGVFDSVRTAVLSLQVMNEMIAEMRVNVEKMDKACMIGHLSATDLADYLVRKAGLPFRDAYHIVGNVVNFAEEKGLDISELTLEDLQSVDTRIAEDVVALLDNRASMNARKSEGGTATERTLEQIESMKGWLEAQK